One region of Methanosphaera cuniculi genomic DNA includes:
- a CDS encoding uL15m family ribosomal protein: MIRKTKKIRKQRGSRSVGGGCTKKRRGAGHRGGRGLAGGNKHLKTWMVINDPNHFGKYGFKRPQKTIQKFNPINLSTINDNVEKYLDAEIATKEDGQIVIDITELGYNKVLGKGSLSEAMTIKAPQFSKSAIAKIEDAGGVAEII, encoded by the coding sequence ATGATTCGTAAAACTAAAAAAATCAGAAAACAAAGAGGTTCAAGATCTGTAGGTGGAGGTTGTACTAAAAAACGAAGAGGTGCAGGACACCGCGGAGGTCGAGGACTTGCTGGTGGAAATAAACACCTTAAAACTTGGATGGTAATTAACGATCCAAATCACTTTGGTAAATACGGATTTAAACGTCCACAAAAAACAATACAAAAATTTAACCCAATTAACTTATCAACAATAAATGATAATGTTGAAAAATATTTAGATGCTGAAATTGCAACTAAAGAAGATGGACAAATTGTAATTGATATTACAGAACTAGGATACAACAAAGTACTAGGTAAAGGTTCATTATCAGAAGCTATGACAATAAAAGCACCACAATTTTCAAAAAGTGCAATTGCAAAAATT